A genomic window from Cupriavidus metallidurans CH34 includes:
- a CDS encoding MmoB/DmpM family protein, whose protein sequence is MSNVFIAFQANEESRSVVEAILADNPNAVATESPGMVKIDAPGHLTINRRSIEDRIGMKFDLQQIHINLITLSGYIDEDDEQFTLSWKH, encoded by the coding sequence ATGTCTAACGTATTTATCGCGTTTCAGGCTAACGAGGAGTCTCGATCGGTGGTGGAGGCGATTCTCGCTGATAACCCTAATGCGGTCGCCACAGAGTCGCCTGGCATGGTGAAGATCGATGCGCCCGGGCATCTCACAATAAACCGTCGAAGCATCGAAGACAGGATCGGCATGAAGTTCGATCTCCAGCAAATCCACATCAACCTAATCACCTTGTCCGGATATATCGACGAGGATGACGAACAGTTCACGCTGAGCTGGAAACACTGA
- a CDS encoding aromatic/alkene monooxygenase hydroxylase subunit beta, translating to MTIDLKTREIKPLRHTYTHVAQYIGADKAASRYQEGTVGAQPAANFHYRPTWDPEHELFDTSRTAIQMKDWYALKDPRQFYYASWTMTRARQQDAMESNFEFVESRGMIDLVSDEVRQQALSVLVPLRHAAWGANMNNSQICALGYGTTFTAPAMFHAMDNLGVAQYLTRLALVMSGPDLLDEAKQAWMTSPDWQPLRRYVENTLVLQDPVELFVAQNLALDGLLYPMIYGAFVDDYIALNGGSAVAMLTTFMPAWHDESSRWVDAVVKTMATESEDNKALLIHWLRTWEDQAASALLPVAEMALAENGHDALEEVRQRLRARVAKAGIVL from the coding sequence ATGACCATCGATTTGAAGACGCGGGAAATCAAACCACTGCGTCACACCTACACGCACGTGGCTCAATACATCGGAGCCGATAAAGCCGCTTCGCGCTATCAGGAAGGCACTGTAGGTGCTCAACCGGCAGCGAATTTTCATTACCGGCCCACGTGGGATCCCGAGCATGAACTGTTCGACACGTCGCGCACCGCGATCCAAATGAAGGACTGGTATGCGCTGAAAGACCCGCGTCAGTTCTACTACGCGTCGTGGACGATGACCCGAGCGCGGCAGCAAGACGCGATGGAATCCAACTTCGAGTTTGTCGAGTCGCGCGGCATGATCGATCTCGTTTCCGATGAGGTTCGACAACAGGCGCTTTCCGTTCTCGTGCCTTTGCGCCACGCGGCCTGGGGCGCGAACATGAACAACTCCCAGATCTGTGCCTTGGGTTATGGCACGACCTTCACTGCGCCGGCTATGTTCCACGCAATGGACAATCTGGGTGTAGCGCAGTATCTCACACGACTGGCGCTGGTAATGTCCGGGCCCGATCTTCTTGACGAAGCCAAGCAAGCCTGGATGACGAGTCCCGATTGGCAACCGTTGCGTCGTTATGTGGAAAACACTCTGGTGCTGCAAGACCCGGTGGAACTGTTCGTCGCCCAAAATCTGGCGCTCGACGGTCTTCTTTATCCCATGATCTACGGCGCTTTCGTCGACGATTACATCGCACTCAACGGTGGTAGCGCAGTGGCAATGCTAACCACTTTCATGCCCGCGTGGCATGACGAATCCAGTCGCTGGGTCGATGCGGTAGTGAAGACCATGGCGACGGAATCGGAGGATAACAAAGCGCTGCTCATTCACTGGTTGCGTACCTGGGAAGATCAGGCGGCGTCAGCGTTGTTGCCTGTCGCTGAAATGGCTTTGGCGGAAAACGGCCACGACGCCTTGGAAGAAGTAAGGCAGCGACTTCGTGCCCGCGTTGCGAAGGCCGGGATTGTTCTGTAA
- a CDS encoding phenol hydroxylase subunit: protein MHKQAALEAEPRFDPNLRFVSVTAINTQGFVQFEFSVGTPELCVELMLPIAAFEEFCLAQKVTRLDAFGEIVRH, encoded by the coding sequence ATGCACAAGCAAGCAGCCCTTGAGGCGGAACCCAGGTTCGATCCGAACCTCAGGTTTGTCAGCGTTACCGCCATCAACACACAGGGATTCGTCCAGTTCGAATTTTCAGTCGGCACCCCCGAGCTCTGTGTCGAGCTCATGCTGCCTATTGCTGCGTTCGAAGAATTTTGCCTCGCGCAGAAGGTGACGCGATTGGATGCCTTCGGCGAGATTGTGCGGCATTGA